The following are encoded in a window of Rubellicoccus peritrichatus genomic DNA:
- a CDS encoding TolC family protein: protein MKTSLQNQSLTPHPGNNNLRRGASSYRALRHFLPLTLCLLLASCVNIDKEVASRPTELWKPPAKALKKPDGQLGEGTRTGTTTHTASALVGMGALSLPILVDIALENNPTTRTSWFAAKSVAAQYGDSLSDYYPSVTLNGTLTRERLKNQFLANSEFYRTFYGPSLDVTWLLFNFGEREALADAAREALYAANFDYNQTYQDVVLDVITAYFNLNAANATLEATEALLANSEATYEAARKKLKSGLGTKQDALRSLANVKSAEAQQQQDIANIEEARANLANVLGIQVGAYLEIVPPAEPPSFEGIDSDVSKMLAVALENRPAVLSAYASVREADANLDAARSALWPELSAGVTASNYISDSPGFSDIQDYEAFIALEWDLFDGFSNVYNIQSIRAQARQARQELKSQELEVVSQVWTYYFSFRSAIREVEATRAAVKAQREAYDAINIGYQTGINSLLDLLTAQQDLDTSQQDLVQSEAERSIAIANLAHAIGALPRVAQESAASVNAKAVAPETEEDFWQEYFGGP from the coding sequence ATGAAGACATCGCTCCAAAATCAATCACTCACGCCACATCCAGGTAATAACAACCTCAGGCGAGGAGCATCTTCTTACAGAGCCCTGCGACATTTTCTGCCTCTCACCCTGTGCCTATTACTGGCCTCTTGCGTCAATATAGACAAGGAAGTCGCCAGTCGCCCAACCGAACTTTGGAAACCACCAGCGAAAGCACTAAAAAAGCCAGATGGCCAATTGGGTGAAGGAACACGCACGGGTACCACAACACACACGGCAAGCGCTCTAGTGGGAATGGGAGCCCTCAGCCTGCCTATTTTAGTTGATATCGCTTTGGAAAATAATCCAACAACACGCACTTCCTGGTTTGCCGCCAAATCAGTTGCAGCACAGTACGGAGATAGCCTTAGCGATTACTACCCGTCCGTAACACTGAATGGCACCCTCACTCGCGAAAGGCTCAAAAATCAATTTTTAGCCAACTCAGAATTCTACAGAACTTTTTATGGACCCAGCCTTGATGTCACCTGGCTGCTTTTCAACTTCGGGGAGCGAGAAGCACTGGCTGATGCTGCCCGTGAAGCGCTATACGCTGCAAATTTTGATTACAATCAAACCTATCAGGATGTCGTTCTCGATGTCATCACTGCTTACTTCAACCTCAACGCAGCCAACGCAACCCTTGAAGCCACGGAGGCACTGCTGGCCAATTCTGAAGCAACGTATGAGGCAGCGCGGAAAAAACTGAAATCCGGCTTAGGCACCAAACAAGACGCCCTTCGTTCCCTCGCCAACGTGAAAAGCGCAGAGGCACAGCAACAGCAGGACATTGCCAATATTGAAGAAGCCAGGGCCAATCTCGCCAACGTACTGGGTATTCAAGTCGGAGCCTATTTGGAGATTGTTCCACCTGCCGAGCCTCCTTCTTTTGAAGGCATTGATTCGGATGTCAGCAAAATGCTGGCAGTGGCACTTGAAAACAGACCCGCCGTCCTCTCTGCCTATGCTTCAGTCCGCGAAGCAGACGCCAATCTGGATGCGGCTCGAAGTGCGCTCTGGCCTGAACTTTCTGCAGGCGTTACAGCGTCCAATTACATATCCGACTCACCGGGCTTCAGCGACATACAGGACTATGAAGCTTTCATTGCTTTGGAATGGGACTTATTTGATGGCTTCAGCAACGTTTACAACATTCAAAGCATCCGGGCTCAAGCTCGTCAGGCTCGCCAGGAACTGAAATCACAAGAACTGGAAGTGGTCTCTCAGGTTTGGACCTACTACTTCTCTTTCCGATCCGCAATACGTGAAGTGGAAGCAACCCGGGCCGCAGTCAAAGCTCAGAGAGAAGCTTATGATGCTATCAACATCGGCTATCAAACTGGTATTAACAGCCTGCTTGACCTTCTGACGGCCCAGCAGGATCTGGACACTTCACAGCAAGATCTGGTGCAGTCAGAGGCAGAACGATCCATTGCCATCGCAAATCTAGCTCATGCGATCGGCGCATTGCCCAGAGTAGCACAGGAGTCAGCCGCATCAGTCAACGCCAAGGCGGTTGCACCAGAGACCGAAGAGGACTTTTGGCAGGAGTATTTTGGTGGGCCATAG
- a CDS encoding efflux RND transporter permease subunit, with product MSLSAPFIKRPVMTILLALSVAIFGVFSYFQLPVSDLPNVSYPVIQVTVNYPGANPNIMAANCASPLEQQFMQIDGLAMVTSSNTLGNSNIILQFTLETDITAAATGVQAAIQRATGNLPQDLPSPPTYKEVNPSQKPIYYLGLASTSMTEGELYNYAFTSVAQRLNMVNGVSEVDVYGAPFAVAIQINPNKLYNLGLTFEDIVTAIQDGTNSLGAGELKGNTLRLTLDPNTQLDKADQYNELIIAVKNGRPIYLKDIGEAIDSINNEDFSMDFWAEGIPDDSVGIVLAIQKANGGNTVQIAKDITAMLPELKEQIPAAIEIIPIYSQAVSIVASVDDVQVTLLIAFVLVCMVIFLFLGRARETIIPAIALPMSLLLTFVVMHLLGYSLDNLSLMALTLSIGFLVDDAVVFLENMVRRMEDYGESPVVAAMNGAKEISFTILSMTLSLAAVFMPLVFMAGLMGRMFRELGVTITVAIIVSGMVSLSLTPMMCARALTERKPDDKTKLEKLAAGLEKWCLGWYGPSLSFFLKHRWVSALTWILCMVGVVWFMKLVPKTFIPTGDSGFIQGVFVADTGASPKQMQEYQKEIHKIIKANPAVENFVSVSGVGSFIQSNFALVFIALKPENERKPIQEVNNELVAQMSEVPGIWPLIRPQPTLQISPGAISTNQGNYAYSLSGLDTDQIYKSSQELVKAMQQSGLFATVSSDLFLNKPQLTMNLNRDMASAYGITATNYATLLKNAYSLNYNYLIKSPFLQYEVIVEAAPEFRTSPDDLETLYFASQMNQSPLYVNDSMSTTGNDLVAFDTISEWEYDVGPLSVNHIDNFSAVTIFYDTAPGVAIGDANQFVAQQADKLVPEQVIKQMQGQALIFEQTVKSMFVMAIVAIFVMYLILGILYESYIHPITVLSALPVAIVGGLFTLLILGQDLSLYAMIGMFMLMGIVKKNGIMMIDFTIMLQEGGKSPRDAVHEACLERFRPIMMTTIAALLGAVPIAVGLGADAESRKPLGSCIVGGLIVSQLITLYVTPALFLYFEAFQTKVMDRIPFFARGERTK from the coding sequence ATGAGCCTGTCAGCTCCCTTTATCAAGCGCCCGGTCATGACCATCCTACTGGCACTGTCAGTAGCGATCTTTGGTGTCTTCTCGTATTTTCAGCTTCCTGTCAGCGACCTGCCGAACGTCAGCTATCCGGTTATCCAGGTAACAGTCAATTACCCGGGAGCGAACCCCAACATCATGGCCGCGAATTGCGCCTCCCCGCTTGAACAGCAGTTCATGCAGATCGACGGGCTGGCCATGGTGACATCGTCCAATACGCTGGGGAACTCGAATATCATCCTGCAGTTCACCCTGGAAACGGACATTACCGCTGCGGCAACGGGAGTCCAGGCAGCGATCCAGCGAGCGACGGGAAATCTACCACAAGACCTGCCAAGTCCACCGACCTACAAGGAGGTCAATCCCAGTCAAAAGCCCATTTACTACCTGGGACTCGCCAGTACCTCGATGACCGAGGGTGAGCTATACAATTATGCTTTCACCTCCGTTGCACAACGGCTCAACATGGTCAACGGCGTATCCGAAGTGGACGTTTATGGAGCACCATTTGCCGTCGCGATCCAGATTAATCCAAACAAACTTTACAACCTCGGCCTTACCTTCGAGGACATCGTGACCGCCATTCAGGACGGAACCAATTCGCTTGGTGCAGGCGAACTGAAGGGAAATACCCTCCGCCTCACGCTCGATCCTAATACTCAACTGGACAAAGCTGATCAATACAACGAATTGATCATTGCGGTGAAGAACGGACGTCCGATCTACCTCAAAGACATCGGCGAGGCCATTGACTCGATCAACAATGAAGATTTCTCGATGGATTTCTGGGCCGAAGGCATTCCCGATGATTCGGTCGGCATCGTGCTTGCCATCCAGAAAGCAAACGGCGGCAATACCGTTCAGATAGCAAAAGATATCACTGCCATGTTGCCAGAGCTCAAGGAGCAGATTCCGGCAGCAATTGAAATCATCCCCATTTACAGTCAAGCCGTCTCAATTGTGGCCAGTGTTGACGATGTGCAGGTCACCCTGCTGATCGCCTTTGTTCTGGTCTGTATGGTCATCTTTCTCTTCCTTGGCCGCGCCAGAGAGACGATCATTCCAGCCATCGCATTGCCCATGTCTCTACTGCTGACCTTTGTGGTCATGCATCTGTTGGGTTACAGCCTCGATAATCTGTCACTCATGGCGCTGACCTTATCCATAGGCTTCCTCGTCGATGACGCAGTGGTCTTCCTGGAAAATATGGTTCGCCGGATGGAAGACTATGGCGAGTCTCCTGTCGTCGCCGCGATGAATGGCGCCAAGGAAATCAGCTTCACCATTCTTTCGATGACGCTGTCTCTGGCTGCGGTCTTCATGCCCCTAGTCTTCATGGCTGGCTTGATGGGAAGAATGTTTCGTGAACTCGGAGTCACCATCACCGTCGCCATCATCGTCTCAGGCATGGTTTCGCTGTCACTCACACCAATGATGTGTGCCCGTGCGCTGACTGAGCGTAAGCCGGATGATAAAACCAAACTCGAAAAACTCGCAGCCGGCCTTGAGAAGTGGTGCCTTGGCTGGTACGGCCCATCCCTCAGTTTTTTCCTGAAACATCGCTGGGTTTCTGCCTTAACCTGGATTCTCTGCATGGTAGGCGTAGTCTGGTTCATGAAGCTAGTGCCAAAGACTTTTATTCCGACTGGAGACAGCGGATTCATTCAAGGTGTTTTTGTCGCAGACACAGGTGCCTCTCCCAAGCAAATGCAGGAATACCAGAAGGAGATTCACAAAATCATCAAAGCAAATCCAGCGGTAGAAAACTTTGTCAGCGTTAGTGGGGTTGGTAGTTTTATTCAGAGTAACTTTGCCCTCGTTTTCATTGCTCTCAAACCGGAAAATGAGCGCAAACCAATCCAGGAAGTCAACAACGAGCTCGTCGCACAAATGTCAGAAGTACCCGGTATCTGGCCACTTATTCGACCTCAGCCGACATTACAAATAAGTCCGGGAGCCATCTCAACCAATCAAGGTAACTACGCCTATTCCCTTTCCGGGCTTGATACAGACCAGATCTATAAGTCCTCGCAGGAACTGGTTAAAGCGATGCAGCAAAGCGGACTGTTTGCCACTGTATCGTCTGACCTGTTTCTCAATAAACCGCAGCTGACCATGAACCTGAACCGTGATATGGCCTCGGCTTATGGAATTACGGCTACGAACTACGCCACACTATTGAAGAACGCTTATTCATTGAATTACAATTATCTCATCAAATCACCATTCCTTCAGTATGAAGTGATTGTTGAGGCCGCACCGGAATTTCGTACCTCCCCAGATGATCTGGAAACGCTTTACTTTGCTTCCCAGATGAATCAAAGCCCGCTCTATGTTAACGACTCAATGAGCACAACGGGCAACGATCTGGTCGCTTTTGACACTATTTCGGAATGGGAGTACGACGTGGGCCCATTGTCTGTGAATCATATCGATAACTTCAGTGCGGTCACGATTTTCTACGACACTGCGCCAGGCGTCGCCATTGGAGATGCCAACCAGTTTGTTGCCCAGCAAGCCGACAAGCTAGTGCCGGAACAGGTGATCAAACAGATGCAAGGCCAGGCCCTCATCTTTGAGCAAACTGTCAAGAGCATGTTCGTCATGGCGATCGTGGCGATTTTTGTGATGTATCTGATTCTGGGGATTCTTTACGAGAGTTACATCCATCCGATCACAGTGCTTTCAGCCCTGCCAGTTGCGATTGTTGGCGGACTCTTCACCCTCCTCATCCTTGGTCAGGATCTTTCGCTTTACGCCATGATTGGGATGTTCATGCTCATGGGTATCGTGAAGAAAAATGGCATCATGATGATCGACTTCACCATCATGCTTCAAGAAGGAGGCAAAAGCCCCCGTGATGCAGTCCACGAAGCGTGTCTCGAACGTTTTCGTCCGATCATGATGACTACGATCGCCGCCTTGCTTGGTGCCGTTCCAATCGCTGTCGGACTCGGTGCTGACGCTGAAAGCCGCAAGCCGCTTGGTTCCTGCATCGTAGGCGGATTGATTGTTTCCCAGCTCATCACCCTTTACGTAACCCCTGCCCTATTCCTCTACTTTGAGGCATTCCAAACCAAAGTTATGGATCGAATTCCGTTTTTTGCGCGTGGCGAAAGAACGAAATAA
- a CDS encoding efflux RND transporter periplasmic adaptor subunit: protein MLLTKIARSWSLSQTRYYCIPGMILLVLGLLAGCGKKETTTKKTPSAQPVTAATATAKNVELFYDTLGMAVASESVDISSQVSGQIMTSPFTQGSMVQKGDLLFEIYKPPYEASLLEAKGSLAQAEAELEINQLNVDRNRSLVPQKLISEQDFQAMQATVKENLAAIETARGQVLSAEVNLGYTDIISPINGMVGIYNVNVGNIVTGMDGTTLTTVQKMDPMYIDFILPVPKFAELRKYFDEANQSLNIRAAYLSDPSKSREAPMTILGNEVSDQTGTVNLRATMKNPDGFFWPNQPVSVRVFLKELKDSVLVPSAAVSTGQSGQFVFVIGDGNTVTQTSVTVGQKQDDGNVVIYKGVKKGDKVVTDGQLMIRTGSKVKITKLDGKATSAATTSSTTSTSSDSGKTDSKQGS, encoded by the coding sequence ATGCTACTCACAAAAATAGCCCGTTCCTGGTCTCTTTCACAAACACGCTACTATTGCATTCCTGGAATGATACTCCTCGTTTTGGGACTCCTTGCCGGCTGTGGAAAAAAAGAGACTACGACGAAGAAAACGCCATCAGCACAACCGGTCACTGCTGCCACAGCAACAGCCAAGAACGTAGAGCTCTTTTACGATACGCTTGGGATGGCTGTGGCCTCTGAATCAGTCGATATTTCTTCGCAAGTTTCAGGGCAGATCATGACTTCCCCATTTACTCAGGGAAGCATGGTTCAAAAAGGCGATCTCCTTTTCGAAATATATAAACCTCCATACGAAGCATCGCTACTGGAAGCGAAAGGCAGCCTTGCCCAAGCCGAAGCAGAGCTGGAAATCAATCAACTCAATGTGGACCGAAACCGCTCTCTGGTTCCACAGAAGTTGATCAGTGAACAGGACTTTCAGGCGATGCAGGCTACAGTAAAGGAAAACCTGGCTGCGATCGAAACCGCGCGCGGTCAAGTCCTCTCTGCCGAAGTCAATCTGGGTTACACCGATATTATTTCGCCCATCAACGGGATGGTTGGCATCTACAACGTCAACGTTGGCAATATCGTTACCGGGATGGACGGCACGACACTGACGACGGTTCAGAAGATGGACCCAATGTATATTGATTTCATTCTTCCAGTGCCAAAATTTGCCGAGTTGCGAAAGTATTTCGATGAAGCTAATCAATCGCTTAATATTCGGGCAGCTTATTTGTCAGACCCTTCTAAGTCACGAGAAGCGCCAATGACCATTCTTGGTAATGAGGTGAGCGATCAAACCGGCACCGTGAATCTGCGCGCCACCATGAAAAATCCGGATGGATTCTTCTGGCCCAACCAACCGGTCTCCGTCCGAGTCTTTTTAAAAGAGTTAAAAGACTCGGTCCTGGTTCCTTCTGCAGCAGTGTCGACAGGGCAAAGCGGACAGTTCGTGTTTGTCATCGGTGATGGTAATACTGTAACGCAAACCAGCGTAACGGTTGGACAAAAACAGGATGACGGTAATGTCGTGATTTATAAGGGAGTAAAAAAAGGCGACAAAGTCGTAACCGACGGTCAATTGATGATCCGCACCGGCTCCAAGGTTAAAATCACCAAGCTCGACGGCAAAGCAACCTCAGCTGCGACCACTAGTTCAACCACTTCGACCTCTTCTGATTCCGGTAAAACGGATTCGAAACAAGGTTCTTAA
- a CDS encoding SDR family oxidoreductase encodes MNKTILITGTSSGIGKAAAKFFHEQGWNVIATMRTPEKETELTQLDRTLVTRLDVTDPDSIHNSVLEGIAKFGRIDVLVNNAGYGAFGPLEAFPMEKIRRQFDTNVIGLLEVTKAVIPHMRQNKAGTILNVSSVGGRMAFPLGALYHGTKFAVEGISEALQFEFAACGIKVKVIEPGGIKTDFSGRSFDFTNDDSIEEYQQTVSAVQNAFSSLTDVNAAPAVEVAEVMLKAINDDSNELRYPAAGGAETFLEHRTSNDDPAYFAGTKAMFGLT; translated from the coding sequence ATGAACAAAACCATACTCATCACCGGCACATCGAGCGGCATCGGCAAAGCAGCTGCAAAATTCTTTCACGAACAAGGTTGGAATGTTATCGCAACGATGCGGACACCAGAGAAGGAAACCGAGCTGACCCAGCTTGACCGCACATTGGTCACGCGACTGGATGTCACTGACCCAGATTCAATTCACAACAGTGTTTTGGAGGGCATCGCAAAATTCGGCCGTATCGACGTGTTGGTCAATAACGCTGGTTATGGTGCTTTCGGCCCTTTGGAAGCATTTCCAATGGAGAAAATCCGCCGCCAGTTCGACACCAACGTGATCGGCCTGCTTGAGGTGACGAAGGCAGTTATTCCGCACATGCGTCAAAACAAAGCTGGAACGATTCTTAACGTCTCATCGGTTGGTGGACGAATGGCTTTTCCGCTAGGTGCTCTCTACCATGGAACCAAGTTCGCAGTCGAAGGCATCTCCGAGGCACTGCAATTTGAATTCGCGGCTTGCGGGATTAAGGTGAAAGTCATCGAACCTGGAGGAATCAAGACAGACTTCTCAGGACGTTCTTTTGATTTTACCAATGACGACTCGATTGAGGAATACCAGCAGACTGTCAGTGCGGTCCAGAATGCATTTAGCTCATTAACAGATGTAAACGCCGCTCCAGCAGTGGAAGTCGCTGAAGTGATGCTCAAAGCCATTAATGACGATTCGAATGAACTGCGTTACCCGGCCGCTGGTGGAGCCGAAACCTTCCTGGAACACCGCACAAGCAATGACGATCCAGCTTACTTCGCCGGGACCAAGGCGATGTTCGGGCTGACTTGA
- a CDS encoding helix-turn-helix domain-containing protein — translation MIDEKKSQVLSAALKMFSAYGFKRVTMNDIAEEAGMSRPSLYLMFSNKEDIFRGSIVNYAEKSLEQIRTGLPEKQGLEAKLSFALEVWIVQGYEMINKSPHAGEFIDCTYGFARDVIELMYADFEKLVLEILEPEADRIEAHGMVSADFAHFIRVSAQGCKAAAQNVEDLRKLIAMLLKVVLATVK, via the coding sequence GTGATTGATGAAAAAAAATCTCAGGTTCTTAGTGCGGCACTCAAAATGTTCTCGGCTTATGGGTTCAAGCGGGTGACGATGAATGACATCGCGGAGGAGGCCGGCATGTCCCGTCCTTCACTCTACCTGATGTTCTCCAACAAAGAGGACATCTTCCGTGGATCCATTGTGAATTATGCTGAAAAAAGCCTGGAGCAAATCCGCACGGGCTTGCCGGAAAAGCAGGGGCTAGAGGCGAAATTGTCTTTCGCCCTGGAAGTATGGATTGTTCAGGGCTATGAAATGATTAACAAATCGCCCCATGCCGGCGAATTCATCGATTGCACTTATGGCTTCGCCAGGGACGTTATTGAGCTAATGTATGCTGATTTCGAAAAGCTTGTCCTGGAAATCCTCGAACCAGAGGCGGACAGAATAGAAGCCCATGGAATGGTATCGGCTGACTTTGCCCATTTTATCCGTGTTTCAGCTCAGGGCTGTAAAGCAGCCGCTCAGAATGTGGAGGATTTACGAAAGCTTATCGCGATGCTGCTCAAGGTGGTGTTGGCTACGGTAAAGTGA
- a CDS encoding rhomboid family intramembrane serine protease: MKSLAKKSRYQWLLYFIVLLWVVEIIDFAIFRGGLNHYGAQSRTFDNLQGYLFMPFLHGDFTHLFNNTIGLAVFGALLLIRGWRDLAYATAGAFIGSSLFIWLLAPSASVHIGASGIIFGWWSYLIARAFYEKNVKSILIATAVIFFFGTMIYGVLPGQAGISWQGHLGGAVGGVVGAWAMSEKRSTKTRRARV; this comes from the coding sequence GTGAAGTCTCTCGCCAAAAAATCCCGCTATCAGTGGCTGCTGTATTTCATCGTTCTGCTTTGGGTCGTTGAAATCATTGATTTTGCAATATTCAGGGGAGGGCTGAATCACTATGGTGCCCAGTCAAGAACGTTTGATAACCTGCAGGGCTACCTCTTCATGCCGTTTCTGCATGGTGACTTTACCCATCTCTTTAATAACACCATTGGGCTGGCTGTTTTCGGGGCACTGCTTCTGATTCGTGGCTGGCGGGATCTCGCTTATGCAACTGCTGGTGCATTTATTGGGAGCAGCCTCTTCATATGGTTACTGGCACCCTCGGCTTCCGTTCATATCGGAGCCAGTGGAATCATCTTTGGCTGGTGGAGCTATTTGATTGCTCGGGCTTTTTATGAAAAGAATGTGAAGTCCATCCTCATTGCCACAGCGGTTATCTTTTTCTTCGGGACAATGATCTATGGCGTTCTGCCTGGTCAGGCCGGTATCTCCTGGCAAGGCCATCTTGGTGGTGCCGTTGGTGGAGTAGTGGGAGCTTGGGCAATGTCGGAAAAGCGGTCAACGAAGACGCGTAGAGCAAGGGTTTAG